The proteins below are encoded in one region of Paenibacillus sp. YYML68:
- a CDS encoding response regulator has protein sequence MKSIVIDDEKAMHLVLKRMLAKIGQVEVLACFQDTAAASEYMSRHYIDLVFVDITMPKESGLEFVQRLRLEGNDTKVVFITSHKAFALDAFDVTAFDYLVKPVVFERLQRTVERARALSSLQSQPQSQQAARTQAVTAAAEIRCLGGVDMKNEAGARVKWKSSKSVELLAYLLLHQDRLVSRARLLDDIFGDVPYKNAATYLNTTVYQLRKALELVGLRGCLHSDNYHFSLHVRGSFWVDFIAFEEGCTRLGAVDDTQLEEAAQLERLYAGPLFGEQGYAWAWSELQRLELMYVSLTQQLTEALLRRGDLSEAVRLLTKLAALDELNEKSMMLLMTALALQKNKEALSRHYQEYTEHMRKELGMEPSHEVVELYASLQAKCL, from the coding sequence ATGAAGTCTATTGTCATCGATGATGAGAAGGCGATGCACCTGGTTCTGAAGCGGATGCTGGCTAAGATCGGACAGGTGGAGGTACTGGCCTGCTTTCAGGATACGGCAGCAGCCTCCGAATATATGAGTCGGCATTATATTGATCTCGTGTTTGTAGATATTACGATGCCGAAGGAGAGCGGGCTGGAGTTTGTCCAGCGTCTGCGGTTGGAGGGGAACGACACGAAGGTCGTATTCATTACGTCGCACAAAGCTTTTGCGCTGGATGCGTTTGACGTGACCGCCTTCGACTATTTGGTGAAGCCCGTTGTGTTCGAAAGATTGCAGCGTACAGTCGAGAGAGCGCGTGCGCTCTCATCGCTGCAGTCGCAGCCTCAGTCTCAGCAGGCAGCACGGACGCAAGCGGTGACAGCGGCTGCCGAGATCAGGTGCTTAGGCGGCGTAGATATGAAGAACGAAGCGGGAGCCAGGGTCAAGTGGAAATCCAGCAAGAGCGTGGAGCTGCTCGCTTATTTGCTGCTGCATCAAGATCGCCTCGTCTCGCGGGCCCGCCTGCTCGACGATATATTCGGAGATGTGCCGTATAAGAACGCGGCGACTTACTTGAACACCACGGTCTATCAGCTGCGTAAGGCGTTGGAGCTGGTCGGACTGCGAGGCTGCTTGCATTCCGATAATTATCATTTCTCCCTCCATGTAAGGGGCTCGTTCTGGGTTGACTTCATCGCGTTCGAGGAAGGCTGTACGAGGCTCGGGGCTGTCGATGACACGCAGCTCGAGGAGGCGGCTCAGCTAGAGCGGCTGTATGCTGGACCTTTGTTCGGAGAGCAGGGCTACGCATGGGCGTGGAGTGAGTTGCAGAGACTGGAGCTGATGTACGTGTCGCTGACCCAGCAGCTCACCGAGGCGTTGCTGCGTAGGGGCGACCTGAGCGAGGCGGTACGGCTGCTGACGAAGCTGGCGGCGCTTGACGAGCTGAATGAGAAGTCCATGATGCTTCTGATGACGGCGCTGGCTCTGCAAAAAAATAAAGAAGCACTGAGCCGGCATTATCAGGAATATACGGAGCATATGCGTAAGGAGTTGGGAATGGAGCCTTCGCATGAAGTTGTGGAATTATATGCTAGCCTGCAGGCGAAGTGCCTTTGA
- a CDS encoding TetR/AcrR family transcriptional regulator: MLRQLRKEELKERIFEQAVQLFHDKGYEQVTVQEIASQCGIAKGTFFNYYAKKEDILLDLGESQLELLEESVVRHQHVEHPKERVLLVLNDLLLRFADNSELMKLAAVEMIKSAYLTEKESRSVRQLHAQLSSLIDRSKEEGRLRSRWETDDIATTLVSVYFHTMMSWTLLSASGASISESLEKQLNVVWDGIDSI, encoded by the coding sequence ATGCTCAGACAATTACGCAAGGAAGAGCTGAAGGAGCGCATATTCGAACAGGCGGTGCAGCTTTTTCATGACAAGGGGTATGAGCAAGTGACGGTACAGGAGATCGCCAGCCAGTGCGGGATCGCGAAGGGAACGTTCTTCAACTATTATGCGAAGAAGGAAGACATCTTATTGGATCTGGGAGAATCGCAGCTGGAATTGCTGGAGGAGAGCGTGGTTAGGCATCAGCATGTGGAGCACCCGAAGGAGCGGGTCCTGCTCGTGCTGAATGATCTGCTGCTTCGGTTCGCGGACAATAGTGAGCTTATGAAGCTGGCTGCTGTTGAGATGATCAAGTCGGCCTATCTGACCGAGAAGGAATCGAGAAGCGTGAGACAATTGCACGCCCAGCTCTCGAGCTTAATCGATCGATCGAAGGAGGAGGGGAGGCTGCGAAGTCGTTGGGAGACCGACGATATTGCGACCACCCTTGTCAGTGTGTACTTTCATACGATGATGTCATGGACGTTGCTGTCTGCTTCAGGTGCGTCCATTAGCGAATCGCTCGAGAAGCAACTGAACGTCGTCTGGGATGGAATTGATAGCATATAG
- a CDS encoding MFS transporter: MNARSWWLMISVGLGMLLNPLNSSMVAVAIPRLQHVYRLDFTMVSWIIFSFYIASAIANPVMGKASDLFGRKKIFLLGLIVALIASLFAPYSPTFGWLLVCRIVQSIGTSMLLTAGMAIIRTHTQENQATAISVLTVFQSGAAAIGPFIGGMLIYTWDWHAIFAVNVPFVVLSLLLCYWIIPKDESMSTVAQRLTLRQWLDRIDSLGILLFTAGLVSLLIGLLSAKSTVHVSWLHVTAIVAGVVLLGTFIQHERRAAAPFIPLPALARYPAITRVNVNFMLVNVLFYALFFGIPSYLQTVRHLSELHTGILMLTLGLSSLLITPFAGRWVDRSGPRPALRLAAMLMTLGAAWILTWTPTSPLLSVCLGLAAFGIANGLSNVSLQATLFRSSPQALIGVASGLFSTARNLGAILSSLLIGIVLGKQFSFGGFRTLGLILVCFALSLVFTSWKHRESEQVQES; this comes from the coding sequence ATGAACGCTCGCAGTTGGTGGCTCATGATTTCCGTTGGACTTGGAATGCTGCTTAACCCCTTAAATTCCTCGATGGTCGCTGTCGCGATCCCAAGGCTGCAGCACGTGTATCGGCTTGATTTTACTATGGTGTCCTGGATTATATTCTCCTTCTACATCGCCAGTGCTATCGCCAATCCTGTCATGGGCAAGGCTAGTGATCTATTCGGCCGCAAAAAAATCTTCCTCCTCGGCCTGATCGTCGCGCTCATCGCATCTCTGTTCGCTCCGTACTCGCCAACGTTTGGCTGGCTCCTGGTGTGTCGGATTGTACAGTCCATTGGAACAAGCATGCTGCTAACAGCGGGTATGGCCATTATTCGTACGCATACCCAAGAGAACCAGGCGACAGCAATCTCCGTATTGACGGTATTCCAATCCGGGGCCGCAGCTATTGGTCCATTTATTGGCGGGATGTTGATTTATACGTGGGATTGGCACGCGATCTTTGCGGTGAATGTTCCGTTTGTCGTGCTGAGCTTACTGCTCTGCTACTGGATCATTCCTAAGGATGAGAGCATGTCCACCGTTGCACAGCGCCTCACCCTCCGCCAATGGCTGGATCGGATCGATTCGCTCGGTATTTTGCTGTTTACAGCAGGACTGGTGTCCCTGCTCATCGGACTCCTCTCGGCCAAATCCACTGTGCACGTCTCCTGGCTTCATGTCACAGCCATTGTCGCTGGCGTTGTTCTGCTGGGGACCTTCATTCAACATGAACGACGAGCAGCAGCTCCCTTTATTCCGTTACCAGCACTGGCTCGTTATCCAGCGATCACACGTGTCAATGTCAATTTCATGCTGGTGAACGTGCTATTTTACGCGCTCTTCTTCGGAATTCCATCCTATTTACAAACGGTTCGTCACCTTAGTGAGCTCCATACCGGAATTCTCATGTTAACGTTAGGCTTGAGCTCGCTTCTGATAACTCCATTTGCGGGCAGATGGGTCGACCGATCTGGGCCCCGGCCGGCGTTACGTTTGGCTGCCATGCTGATGACTTTAGGAGCAGCCTGGATTCTAACATGGACGCCAACCTCACCGTTGCTCAGCGTATGCTTGGGCTTAGCGGCGTTCGGCATCGCCAACGGCTTGAGTAATGTCAGCTTGCAAGCGACCTTGTTCCGGAGCTCCCCGCAGGCCCTCATCGGTGTAGCCTCCGGGCTGTTCAGCACAGCCAGGAACTTAGGAGCGATCCTCTCATCGTTATTAATCGGTATCGTATTGGGGAAGCAATTCAGTTTCGGGGGATTTCGGACCCTCGGGCTAATCCTCGTCTGCTTCGCATTATCCCTCGTATTCACGAGCTGGAAGCACCGAGAGTCTGAGCAAGTGCAGGAGTCGTGA
- a CDS encoding DUF3995 domain-containing protein codes for MVTTIVIFAAGCLFAISLLHIYWAFGGTWGTKAVIPEEAGQRTFTPGPAVTLLVAAFVAAAGILLLMEADLIARLRGLDFIVRAGAWTCAAVFALRVIGEFNQFGLFKKKRHTTFARMDTLLYVPLCAVLSLAYILAIQF; via the coding sequence ATGGTTACGACAATTGTCATCTTTGCTGCTGGTTGTTTGTTCGCGATAAGCTTGCTGCACATCTACTGGGCGTTCGGGGGGACGTGGGGGACGAAGGCTGTTATTCCCGAGGAGGCAGGTCAGCGAACCTTCACGCCAGGTCCGGCGGTTACGCTGCTAGTGGCGGCATTCGTTGCCGCAGCGGGCATCCTCCTGCTCATGGAGGCGGATCTAATTGCAAGGCTTCGTGGACTGGACTTCATCGTTCGGGCAGGCGCTTGGACGTGTGCCGCTGTATTCGCGCTGCGAGTCATAGGGGAATTTAATCAATTCGGCCTGTTTAAGAAAAAACGCCATACGACCTTCGCCCGCATGGATACGTTGCTCTATGTTCCACTATGTGCGGTATTGTCGCTGGCGTACATTCTAGCCATACAATTCTAG
- a CDS encoding FAD-dependent oxidoreductase, translating to MSRTVLIIGGGIAGLTCAIALQQLGMNVLVYEREMEPTVAGAGIIIAPNALKALEPYGIDREIRREGMPSDGFQLLTDAGKTISQLSVPSGYGRLYALHRKDLHQMLLSRLKPGTVEWGKIYSHHEQAEGGVRVIFRDGSQAQGELLIAADGIHSALRKQLSPHTAYRYAGYTCWRGIVSTDDLPEISHHFIETWGAGGRFGIVPLPHHQVYWYALVNAKANDSQLASYTAQHLHSLFKDYHDPIPSLLQKTASRDMIHRDIIDIVPMQRFYTDRVVFIGDAAHAITPNMGQGACQAIEDASVLADCLRRHGDYREAYAAYDKRRRKRMEWISKQSWSFGKIAQAEGALFIAARNQLMRAAPKAMYRSQAKKLYDVHV from the coding sequence ATGTCACGTACGGTACTTATTATCGGCGGGGGGATTGCGGGTCTCACCTGTGCGATCGCCCTGCAGCAGCTAGGGATGAATGTGCTGGTATACGAACGGGAGATGGAGCCGACAGTGGCTGGTGCAGGTATTATTATAGCGCCGAATGCGCTGAAGGCGCTCGAGCCTTATGGAATCGATCGTGAGATTCGGCGTGAAGGCATGCCCAGCGACGGCTTCCAGCTGTTAACGGATGCGGGGAAGACGATCAGCCAGCTATCCGTACCCTCCGGCTATGGTCGCTTATATGCGCTGCATCGCAAGGATCTGCATCAGATGCTTCTGTCGAGATTGAAGCCAGGGACGGTGGAGTGGGGGAAAATATATTCGCACCATGAACAGGCTGAAGGCGGAGTGCGCGTTATATTCCGCGATGGCAGTCAGGCGCAAGGAGAGCTCCTCATTGCCGCCGACGGCATTCACTCGGCTCTCCGCAAGCAGCTCTCCCCCCATACTGCCTATCGCTATGCGGGCTATACGTGCTGGCGCGGCATCGTCTCAACGGATGACCTGCCGGAAATATCCCATCATTTCATCGAGACGTGGGGAGCAGGAGGGAGATTCGGTATCGTGCCGCTGCCGCATCATCAGGTGTACTGGTACGCGCTAGTGAATGCGAAGGCGAACGATTCGCAGCTAGCGAGCTATACGGCTCAACACTTGCATTCGTTGTTCAAGGATTACCATGACCCCATCCCAAGTCTGCTGCAGAAGACGGCAAGCCGTGACATGATCCATCGTGATATAATCGATATTGTACCGATGCAGCGGTTCTATACGGACCGCGTTGTGTTCATAGGGGATGCCGCGCATGCCATTACACCGAATATGGGGCAGGGGGCGTGTCAGGCGATCGAGGATGCGAGCGTGCTGGCCGACTGTCTGCGTCGCCATGGGGATTATAGAGAAGCTTATGCCGCGTACGATAAGAGGCGTCGTAAGCGTATGGAGTGGATTTCGAAGCAATCGTGGTCGTTCGGGAAAATTGCACAAGCAGAAGGCGCTCTATTCATTGCTGCTCGTAATCAGCTGATGAGAGCTGCGCCCAAGGCGATGTACCGAAGCCAGGCGAAGAAGCTGTATGACGTTCACGTGTAA
- a CDS encoding LysR family transcriptional regulator gives MELLQLQYFITVARLEHMTEAARSLHVTQSSLSKTIQRLEEDLGVPLFDRTGKKLRLNAFGSQFLQRAERALFELEQGRQELRDMASPEYGTIELAVTTASTLPNILRAFRDKRPHVQFHVQMVHTERMTTLLRRGEVDFCLSSPPVQEDDIECQIVLVDPILLAVPQGHRLANRSQVLLTELRDEWFVGVKKGYGARDFIDQLCQSAGFEPKFVYEGDEPARLSALIEAGVGIAFIPSSARNPRDPICYLQIEEEQLVRQIALCWHKSRYLSRAAQEFREVVIEYFRSTSDEMKGTTARW, from the coding sequence GTGGAGCTGCTTCAACTGCAATATTTCATTACTGTGGCCCGACTGGAGCACATGACCGAAGCGGCGCGTAGTCTGCATGTCACGCAATCATCCTTAAGCAAGACGATTCAACGCTTGGAGGAAGACCTCGGGGTGCCGTTGTTCGATCGAACCGGGAAGAAGCTGCGACTCAACGCATTCGGCAGTCAATTCCTTCAACGCGCGGAACGGGCCTTGTTCGAGCTGGAGCAGGGTAGGCAGGAGCTACGCGATATGGCGAGTCCGGAGTATGGGACGATTGAGCTGGCAGTAACGACAGCGAGCACGCTGCCGAATATTCTTCGAGCGTTTCGGGATAAGCGGCCTCATGTCCAGTTTCATGTGCAGATGGTCCACACCGAGAGAATGACAACACTTCTTCGTCGCGGCGAGGTTGACTTCTGCTTATCTTCACCGCCAGTTCAAGAGGATGATATTGAATGTCAGATCGTTCTTGTCGATCCGATCCTACTGGCCGTTCCCCAAGGGCATCGTCTGGCTAACCGAAGCCAGGTCTTGTTAACCGAGCTGAGGGACGAATGGTTTGTTGGTGTGAAGAAGGGCTACGGCGCTCGTGATTTCATCGATCAATTATGTCAGTCGGCGGGCTTCGAACCGAAGTTTGTGTATGAGGGGGATGAACCAGCCAGATTAAGCGCTTTAATCGAAGCTGGGGTGGGGATCGCCTTTATCCCAAGCTCAGCAAGAAATCCACGAGATCCTATCTGTTATTTGCAAATAGAGGAGGAACAGCTGGTACGGCAAATCGCGTTATGCTGGCACAAAAGTCGGTATCTCTCACGAGCTGCACAGGAGTTTCGTGAGGTCGTTATCGAATACTTTCGATCCACCAGCGACGAGATGAAAGGAACAACAGCCCGATGGTAG